The Tenebrio molitor chromosome 7, icTenMoli1.1, whole genome shotgun sequence region CAAACTGAACAGTTGTGGGGTTTTCCGTAATATTGGCTAATCTAGGAGTCAGGGCTAGAATGTCGTCGGGTACCCACTTATCCGCCATTTTGGGAAAAGAGTTGTACACCAGTCCGGCATCCAGGCCGGCCACGAAAGCGCCTAAAACTCCGCGTAACGTTTGATTTCACTCTGGCGCCAACTCACCGGAAACCGCCGTCAAGAAGACCAGACCCTTGCAACTGTGCGCCAACATTTTGAACTTTCTCGAAGCCTGGACGATGCTCTTGTTGGCGATCGTGATGGATTCGGCGGGGAGGAGATGGTCCAGGCCCGACCAGAGAAAGAGGGTGTAGAGGATGAAAGCGAGGCTGAGGTGCGCCGCCAGTCTGTACTGGGACACTCTCGGGATGTCGCTCTCGCCGTGGAATCGGTCCTCGAGGCCCGACTTCACCATGTACCAACCCATCAGACCTTGGCCGGCGATCAGAGCGCCGAAGGCCAACACGCGCTTTTTCATTGCGGCGGTGAACATGCCCCGGGACCAGAAGTATACCGCGGGGATGAGGAAGACGGCGCCGATGGCGCGACCCCACATTCGGTGCCCGAATTCCATGTACCATATCCATTTGAATTCTGACAGCGTCATCTCCCGGTTTTTGCTAAAATGCGAATTGAATGTCAATCCGACGGGAGGTTTGacacaaacgtcaaaaaagcaACGTTAAAGAAGATCAAGGGCGGCtgtggaaaataaatttctaaaaatgtgcGACAATATCACAATGTCAGTTTTGACGTTTTAGGtggatttttaaaatggttttcattCGAGAAGACAAAATATTCATCAGAGTTCAATTTTCGAAATAGGAGCGTGACAACGGTGACCGGGATTACCACGGACAACTTTGTTTGTTGGAGTTTCGGCAAAATCTATCTTCATCATCGCTGTTGGACTTATTAAAACCAGGACACGTTTTGAGTTTTCCACAGTCGTCcctcatttttttcttgttgatcataTTGTACGATTTAGCAGCGTTAAAGGTGACGAAAACCATTGCGAATACATTAAAATTCCAAACAATTGACCTTGCCCTGACGTCATGAGCTCTATACAAGACAGGTGCAAGATTGAAAGTAAGTTCGTAAAAGCTATTCATCAATCCGATCGGTGGGGTTATTAACACCTATTGATATGCCGTACGTTCCGGGGACGTCGTATGAGGAATGTCACGGTGATTTGGACGCCACCGTAAATACAAATGaaggtaattaaaaatatgtcaatcaCTTCGGTTacctacattttaaattctggAAACTGCTGATACTTTTTGAACTCTTCCTCCCATTCTTTTTGAGTTGTTGGCATTTTTTCTCCCAACAGTTTCCACGTGACCATGGACAAACCAGATTCAGTCAGGCGAGTTACGCCACCTATAAAACGTTCGACTTATTAGTATTCGTGAAAGAAAACCACAATCAATACTGAATcgctttatttaaatttaaatactttATAATAATCATCTAGCGGACAGTTCTTTTAATAACCTCTTCCAACACTGTGCAAATACTGACGAGAAtgtagtaataaataatggtAATACCTAAAACTACTGCCACAAAAACCATGCCGCTGCACGTCACTAGCCAGTATCCTATGGACTTCTTTCCTTTTTGGGGAATGTTTGAACTCAGTCTGACGGCTACCGAAACGGTGGTTTTAAGAAGAGTAGTTTGCTGCAAAATTTCGGTGAAAATGTCGATCGTTTGAGAAATAAAATACCTTGAGAAAGTTACGCAGAGGCTGTCTTCTCCAAACCGGATTCGTGTAAGTCCGTAGAGCTCCATTCTGGAGCACACCTCCCGTTGAAATCCCCAAAAGTGAATTGGTTTTGGGCAAAAATGTAGGAGCCCTACAGAGTCTAACTAAACTCAACATTCTGGTGTTTTACTGAAACAaaacgataaaaataatttcaaggcGAATACTCAGTTGCGCAAAACTCCTTAAAAACTATAGTACTGTTCAAGTTACTTATTTTgtgtttcaaataaaacatgACGGAGTGTTATTGTCAGTTTTCCCTTGCGGTttagttgtttatttaaattcactCGATTCTTATGGCGTCGTTAGCAAACAGCTGATTACTTAAGATAGAAATTTTCAAGTCACTTTGGATTGAAAGTTCATGCGCCTTAAGTCCGAGATAACATTTGAACGGacaatgataaaaaaatgtgcagCTGCAATCATCTATAATCTGAGTGTCCTAAGTCTTTAATCTTTATCGCGATGGGTGAGGCTGGCGATACAAAAGACCGTAAAATCAAGCAAATTTTCGAGACCATGGAATATGGAGACTACAAGGAGAGCACTAGTGAAGTCACTGTAAGTGATGCGGGTTTTCACAACTAAGACGCTCAGTCTGTTTTGTTTAGGAATGGTTGACTGGCAAAGACAAGTGCATATTTGCGTACATCGATAAAAAAGATAAATTGCCTAATGGGGAACCTTTATCGATAAAAGATGCAAATAATGAAAACTTTCTGTGTACCGTTTACGTCCCTGAAGCGGCTGTGGTAGACATCATTCTTAACAAGTTGGGGGAAACCAAAAGTACGTGGGCTGACGTTGCCCCCACAAAACGGGCGGACATAATTTACAAGTGAGAAATGTTTTGAAGATTAACCCTTGTGTTATTCGTTCATTTGGCAGGTTGGGGGCCGagataaagaaaaaagaaaacctACTTGTACAACTAGAGACTGCAGTTCGAGGAATTCTTAAGAAAGACACAAAAAACACAGCACTGCCTTTACTCACCAACTATCTACAGTATTGTTCGAGTTTTAGCGTGAAGCACAATTCTGATAATCCTTCATGGAAACCCGACGGTATGAATCCGGCGCTTTTTGCAACACATTCAGAGTCAGACATTTAACATAACCACACTTTCTTTCAAACACTCACATGGTTCTAATCAAATTAACTCAagtgtaaattattattttcttcagaCAATTCAGTTTTACgcatttttctgttttgatAACATGgtaacatttacattttttgatcattttaatttataaaactttCAATTTATCTTCACGTTTTGGCAACACTGATAACACAAATGACAggcgggaaatttaatttaaatgtattgTAGGATTAGTTGTGGGCATATTGTCCGATGAAAATCCTCTCTCATCTGTGGCCCATATACTGGGGCCGGCTTTAGCTGCTGGTTATAACGTAGTTCTTCAGACTGGACCCCTGCTGAGTGTAACTGTAACAGCTTTAATAGATATTGCGGTTCAAACAGGGTATGTTGATCCAACTCACTCAAAATGACTTAGCAattcttcaaatttaaattgtagaaTACCTGAAGGTACTATAAAGCTAATACCTGGAAACGTGAAgcacgatatttttttcacacaCCCTAAAGTCTCTGTAGTGGCAATTTTTGATGATCTCTACAAAGAAAACTATCTCGTTGCTAACAATTTGAACAAGAAGCTTCTGCATTTTTATTCGTCCGGGATTCCAATGATAGTTTTCGACAATTGCGATTTAGACTCCGCATGTCAGAGTGTGATAAACTCTGCTTGGGGCTACAAAGGAATGGTTTGTTGTtcctaatttgaatttgtagTAAATGATCAGCCACATTTTTAGGTTCCGTGGTCGGTAcgaaatattttcattcaagaaaatgtatttgagAGTTTCACCGAAAAGCTTAAGCAGAGAGTTGGTCAATTAAGAATTGGGAAAAGTGacgaaaaaaatgtggatGTCACGTATCCTGACAAAAGtgtcttggaaaaaatagcaGATCTTGCGGAGAAGGCTAGAAACGAGGGAGTCGAAGTGTATCAGTTAAATGGAGACAGCGTCTTTCCGGTTCTCCTAATTGGAGGTAACGTTTTTCACAATAATGTCATCCAAGAAGACGTTATTAATGTTCCTGTGGTCACTTTGACTGCTTTTCGTACAATCAACGAGGCCGTAGCATTGTCCAATAATACAAGACAAGGTTTGGCCGCGTCCGTCTGGACAGAAAACACGAGTCTTGCTAACGAAATAATGGGAAAACTCAAGGTAAATTTGAATCTCGTTGAATTCTTATTTGAACGATGTTTTATTTAAAGGTGAGTAATGTTTGGATCAATTGCCACGGATTGTTCTCGGCAGAAGCATCGATGTCGCCTTATAAAACCAGTGGAAATGCTTTTTTCGGAGGTAACGAAGGATTTTACGAATACGTCCGCGTCAAGATTTTGAAACATGAAAGCATCCTGCAAGTATGCAACGCCGAAGCTATGGAAAAAGCGATCAGCGAAGCTAAAAAAGGACAAGCGATGTGGGCGAAACTCGGTGAGTTCGCTCGAAAAAAAACCTTGCAAGCAATCGCCCAAATTCTtcaaacaaaaaagaagaattgGGGACTATCGGAGCCGTGGTTGAACGAATGGATCACTCTAATCCACGACTACACCGCTGATCATTCCGGGAAGAATTTTGCAGAAAGCGACGGCTTCAACGTGGTCTCTTTGCGAGAGCCTCGAGGAGTGATCGCCGTCGAAACTCCAGATCAAATGGACGGTCACAATAAAAGATTGATAATCGCCGCACTAGCCGAAGGCaattctgtcatcgttttgaACGACGTCAAGGAGACGACCGATTTTTATTTGTACGTTTCGGGATTGCTGCCCAAAGGGATTTTATTGGTAACGCCTCATTGTCAAGAGAGTAGAAAAGTGGCAGCGTTGCACAAGGAATTGAACGTGTACGTTggagagaaaaataat contains the following coding sequences:
- the LOC138134650 gene encoding heme A synthase COX15 → MLSLVRLCRAPTFLPKTNSLLGISTGGVLQNGALRTYTNPVWRRQPLRNFLKQTTLLKTTVSVAVRLSSNIPQKGKKSIGYWLVTCSGMVFVAVVLGGVTRLTESGLSMVTWKLLGEKMPTTQKEWEEEFKKYQQFPEFKIKNREMTLSEFKWIWYMEFGHRMWGRAIGAVFLIPAVYFWSRGMFTAAMKKRVLAFGALIAGQGLMGWYMVKSGLEDRFHGESDIPRVSQYRLAAHLSLAFILYTLFLWSGLDHLLPAESITIANKSIVQASRKFKMLAHSCKGLVFLTAVSGAFVAGLDAGLVYNSFPKMADKWVPDDILALTPRLANITENPTTVQFDHRILGTTTLTLITVLYLMSRKRVLPRRAYTAVAVLGTVAWLQVALGITTLLTYVPTALAASHQSGSLLLLSTAVWLTHELKRLPK
- the LOC138134643 gene encoding putative aldehyde dehydrogenase DhaS; its protein translation is MGEAGDTKDRKIKQIFETMEYGDYKESTSEVTEWLTGKDKCIFAYIDKKDKLPNGEPLSIKDANNENFLCTVYVPEAAVVDIILNKLGETKSTWADVAPTKRADIIYKLGAEIKKKENLLVQLETAVRGILKKDTKNTALPLLTNYLQYCSSFSVKHNSDNPSWKPDGLVVGILSDENPLSSVAHILGPALAAGYNVVLQTGPLLSVTVTALIDIAVQTGIPEGTIKLIPGNVKHDIFFTHPKVSVVAIFDDLYKENYLVANNLNKKLLHFYSSGIPMIVFDNCDLDSACQSVINSAWGYKGMVPWSVRNIFIQENVFESFTEKLKQRVGQLRIGKSDEKNVDVTYPDKSVLEKIADLAEKARNEGVEVYQLNGDSVFPVLLIGGNVFHNNVIQEDVINVPVVTLTAFRTINEAVALSNNTRQGLAASVWTENTSLANEIMGKLKVSNVWINCHGLFSAEASMSPYKTSGNAFFGGNEGFYEYVRVKILKHESILQVCNAEAMEKAISEAKKGQAMWAKLGEFARKKTLQAIAQILQTKKKNWGLSEPWLNEWITLIHDYTADHSGKNFAESDGFNVVSLREPRGVIAVETPDQMDGHNKRLIIAALAEGNSVIVLNDVKETTDFYLYVSGLLPKGILLVTPHCQESRKVAALHKELNVYVGEKNNNVFRSLPLKISCKFQVANHENWSEVRNKVTLVKNVWFSKGQSFM